In the bacterium genome, ATTCCGGGATATCTTAAGACTTTCGGGTTCAACTCGGTGCACGGCCGGGCGCTGCCCATCGCCATCGGGGCCAAGCTCGGCAACCCGGAGTTGACAATCCTGGCCGCGGGGGGCGACGGCGACGGGTTTTCGATCGGCACGGGTCATTTCCCGCATGCCTGCCGGCGGAATATAGACATCACCTACGTGATGATGGATAATAACATCTACGGGTTGACCAAGGGACAGCTCTCGCCGACCTCGCCCTCCGAGATGATAACCACCACCTCGGGCTACGGCAGCGTCGAGACCCCGATGAACCCTGTAGGCCTGGCCCTCGGTTGCGAGGCCACTTTTGTCGCCCGCGGCTTTTCGGGCGACATCAAGCACCTGGTGGACATCATCGTCCAGGGCATCCGTCATCCGGGCTTCGCTTTCATTCAGGTGCTCAGTCCCTGTGTCACTTTCGTGGGTAAGGAGCAGTTCCTTACCATAAAGAATCAGTTGCACTACCTGGACCAGGACCCGGACTAC is a window encoding:
- a CDS encoding 2-oxoacid:ferredoxin oxidoreductase subunit beta, with the translated sequence MSSTQEAVVAKAQPSDYKTDLKPVWCAGCGDFGVLNALAQAFAGLELTPERTMVVSGIGCSSRIPGYLKTFGFNSVHGRALPIAIGAKLGNPELTILAAGGDGDGFSIGTGHFPHACRRNIDITYVMMDNNIYGLTKGQLSPTSPSEMITTTSGYGSVETPMNPVGLALGCEATFVARGFSGDIKHLVDIIVQGIRHPGFAFIQVLSPCVTFVGKEQFLTIKNQLHYLDQDPDYDNSDLCNAFRVVNEKGRISVGVIHRSNRPSYHDKMAQLHKAVEKDPHKTLASLMDLYRV